From Streptomyces sp. 6-11-2, one genomic window encodes:
- the rlmB gene encoding 23S rRNA (guanosine(2251)-2'-O)-methyltransferase RlmB, which produces MAGNNRRMSGKKGAQVGSGGQRRRGLEGKGPTPPAEMRKGHAKQRAVQAKTRRAQGRPQQRRGSGRSSSELVVGRNPVVEALREGVPATTLYVQQFIDNDERVREALQLAAERGGINLMEAPRPELDRMTNGLNHQGLVLQVPPYEYAHPEDLADAAYDEGEDPLIVALDGVTDPRNLGAVVRSVSAFGGHGVVVPERRAAGMTAGAWKTSAGTAARTPVARATNLTRALESYQKAGITVVGLAADGEAELGDLDALEGPVVIVVGSEGKGLSRLVGETCDLRVRIPMPGGAESLNAGVAAGIVLYEAARRRA; this is translated from the coding sequence ATGGCCGGGAACAACCGCCGCATGTCCGGCAAGAAGGGCGCGCAGGTCGGCAGTGGCGGCCAGCGGCGCCGGGGGCTGGAGGGCAAGGGGCCCACGCCCCCCGCCGAGATGCGCAAGGGTCACGCCAAGCAGCGCGCCGTCCAGGCGAAGACTCGCCGCGCCCAGGGCCGCCCGCAGCAGCGGCGCGGCTCGGGCAGGTCGTCCTCCGAGCTCGTCGTCGGCCGCAACCCGGTCGTCGAGGCGCTGCGCGAGGGCGTGCCCGCCACCACGCTCTACGTCCAGCAGTTCATCGACAACGACGAGCGGGTCCGCGAGGCGCTCCAGCTCGCGGCCGAGCGCGGCGGGATCAACCTCATGGAGGCCCCGCGCCCCGAGCTCGACCGGATGACGAACGGGCTCAACCACCAGGGGCTGGTCCTCCAGGTGCCGCCGTACGAGTACGCGCACCCCGAGGACCTCGCCGACGCCGCCTACGACGAGGGCGAGGACCCGCTGATCGTCGCCCTCGACGGGGTGACCGACCCGCGCAACCTCGGCGCGGTCGTCCGCTCCGTCTCCGCCTTCGGCGGGCACGGCGTGGTCGTCCCCGAGCGGCGCGCGGCCGGTATGACCGCGGGTGCCTGGAAGACCTCCGCCGGCACGGCCGCCCGTACGCCGGTGGCCCGCGCCACCAACCTGACCCGCGCCCTGGAGTCGTACCAGAAGGCGGGCATCACGGTGGTCGGCCTCGCGGCGGACGGCGAGGCGGAGCTCGGTGACCTGGACGCCCTGGAGGGGCCCGTCGTCATCGTCGTCGGCAGCGAGGGCAAGGGCCTGTCCCGGCTGGTCGGCGAGACCTGCGACCTGCGGGTGCGGATCCCGATGCCGGGCGGCGCGGAGTCGCTGAACGCCGGTGTCGCGGCCGGGATCGTGCTCTACGAGGCGGCGCGCAGGCGCGCCTGA
- a CDS encoding DoxX family protein translates to MSVDTRTPRTPTGDRSSGYDDAPALSMVKVPSDPAQVIVNHASFRVQLGATSRRAQSLRIARYPGGTENTGRVPFAAGRAGAATHRRPVVWSGRSAPDDTGAHRLLQAVRSGSVWYSEEPSADAGATQVMPRIGGAPGHDPYDLERTVETPVVGAQRTPGPGATRLLPHMRTAGSAYEESAHGRAGYGGAGHGENGYGTPAYDQPPYGDADFADDEHDGTGAYDAYGEQGGHRQSRRHADDPSRHAYFPGRRMNLGVVLLPLRIFLGFISLYAGLGKLCDPLYFDGGKRGSMVKWLNTLHPWEVAEPLRQFALQHPVGSGLVIAFLQVVVGILTVLGCWQRVAAGIGALLSAALIVTVSWKTVPVYDAPDIIYLAAWSPLVIAGAPVYSVDGRLAASAWRRLGPRSDIWELRRFVLRRGALVTALVTGLTLLVGSLLGGAVRDADRVVVPGPGEAPRNELPGSPLPRETGERQQKPPAASTPPTARHDSSAVPSRGPASAPGATRESGSATGGVPSETQGTGQTPPRHSAPAQQAPSTSSGPTSGGTETGGSTGSGGGSGGPSSSGGGSNGGGSSSGQPGLVGGLLG, encoded by the coding sequence ATGAGTGTGGACACCAGAACACCCCGCACTCCCACGGGGGACCGCTCGTCGGGATACGACGACGCTCCCGCGCTGAGCATGGTGAAGGTGCCGAGCGATCCGGCCCAGGTCATCGTCAACCACGCGAGTTTCCGCGTGCAGTTGGGCGCCACCTCGCGGCGCGCCCAGTCCCTGCGGATCGCCCGGTACCCCGGCGGCACCGAGAACACCGGCCGCGTGCCCTTCGCCGCGGGCCGGGCCGGGGCCGCGACCCACCGCCGCCCGGTCGTCTGGAGCGGCAGGTCCGCCCCGGACGACACCGGCGCCCACCGGCTGCTCCAGGCCGTGCGGAGCGGAAGCGTGTGGTACTCCGAGGAGCCGTCCGCGGACGCCGGGGCCACGCAGGTCATGCCGCGCATCGGCGGCGCGCCGGGCCACGACCCCTACGACCTCGAGCGGACGGTCGAGACCCCCGTCGTCGGCGCCCAGCGCACGCCCGGGCCCGGCGCGACCCGGCTGCTGCCGCACATGCGGACCGCGGGCAGCGCCTACGAGGAGTCCGCCCACGGCCGCGCCGGGTACGGCGGTGCCGGCCACGGCGAGAACGGCTACGGCACCCCGGCATACGACCAACCTCCCTACGGCGACGCCGACTTCGCGGACGACGAGCACGACGGGACCGGTGCGTACGACGCGTACGGCGAGCAGGGCGGACACCGGCAGAGCAGGCGCCACGCCGACGATCCGTCCCGGCACGCGTACTTCCCGGGCCGGCGCATGAACCTCGGCGTCGTGCTGCTCCCGCTGCGCATCTTCCTCGGGTTCATCTCCCTCTACGCCGGCCTGGGCAAGCTGTGCGACCCGCTGTACTTCGACGGCGGCAAGCGCGGCTCCATGGTCAAGTGGCTCAACACCCTGCACCCCTGGGAAGTCGCCGAGCCGCTGCGCCAGTTCGCGCTCCAGCACCCCGTCGGCTCCGGGCTCGTCATCGCCTTCCTCCAGGTCGTCGTGGGGATCCTCACGGTCCTGGGCTGCTGGCAGCGGGTCGCCGCGGGGATCGGCGCGCTGCTGTCGGCCGCGCTGATCGTGACGGTGAGCTGGAAGACGGTGCCCGTCTACGACGCGCCGGACATCATCTACCTCGCCGCCTGGTCCCCGCTGGTCATCGCCGGCGCGCCCGTGTACTCCGTGGACGGCCGCCTCGCCGCCTCCGCCTGGCGACGGCTCGGACCGCGCTCCGACATCTGGGAGCTGCGCCGGTTCGTGCTGCGTCGCGGCGCCCTGGTCACGGCGCTCGTCACCGGTCTGACACTGCTCGTCGGCTCGCTGCTCGGGGGCGCCGTCCGCGACGCCGACCGGGTGGTCGTGCCCGGACCCGGCGAGGCCCCGCGCAACGAGCTGCCCGGCTCGCCGCTCCCGAGGGAGACGGGCGAGCGGCAGCAGAAGCCGCCGGCGGCGTCGACCCCGCCGACCGCCCGGCACGATTCCTCGGCCGTCCCGTCCCGCGGTCCCGCGAGCGCGCCGGGCGCGACCCGCGAGAGCGGTAGCGCGACCGGCGGCGTGCCCAGCGAGACCCAGGGCACCGGCCAGACCCCGCCGCGTCACTCCGCCCCGGCGCAGCAGGCACCCAGCACCAGCTCGGGGCCGACCTCCGGCGGTACCGAGACCGGTGGCAGCACCGGATCGGGCGGTGGCTCCGGGGGACCCAGCTCCAGCGGCGGAGGCTCCAACGGCGGCGGCTCGTCCTCGGGTCAGCCGGGGCTGGTGGGTGGACTGCTGGGGTAG
- a CDS encoding nucleotidyltransferase family protein — translation MTHPNEASRPTQAVVLAGGQGSRLRPYTDDRPKPMVEIPGTGTPIIGHQLAWLAEEGVTDVVVSCGHLAEVLQDWLKSADLPFRVCTVVEPEPLGRGGGLKFAAAQLPHPDQPWYATNGDIWTRFSLRDMADFHTERDAVATLALARPRIPWGAVRTDGFGHITDFIEAPPSTFEINAGVYVFSPEFAGLLPERGDHERTTFPHLARERRLAGFPIPQGAYWRAIDTAKDLTEAAKELAALGR, via the coding sequence ATGACCCATCCGAATGAGGCGTCCCGCCCCACTCAAGCCGTCGTCCTGGCCGGAGGCCAGGGCTCCCGGCTGCGGCCCTACACCGACGACCGGCCCAAGCCGATGGTCGAGATCCCCGGAACGGGCACTCCGATCATCGGCCACCAGCTCGCCTGGCTGGCCGAGGAGGGTGTGACGGACGTGGTGGTGTCCTGCGGCCACCTCGCCGAGGTGCTCCAGGACTGGCTGAAGTCGGCGGACCTGCCGTTCCGTGTCTGCACCGTCGTGGAGCCGGAGCCGCTCGGCCGCGGTGGCGGCCTGAAGTTCGCCGCCGCCCAGCTGCCCCACCCGGACCAGCCCTGGTACGCCACCAACGGCGACATCTGGACCCGGTTCTCGCTGCGCGACATGGCCGACTTCCACACCGAGCGCGACGCGGTCGCCACCCTCGCGCTGGCCCGCCCGCGGATCCCGTGGGGCGCCGTGCGGACGGACGGCTTCGGCCACATCACGGACTTCATCGAGGCCCCGCCCTCGACCTTCGAGATCAACGCGGGTGTCTACGTGTTCTCACCCGAGTTCGCCGGCCTCCTCCCGGAGCGCGGCGACCACGAGCGCACCACCTTCCCGCACCTGGCCCGCGAGCGCAGGCTCGCCGGCTTCCCCATCCCCCAGGGCGCCTACTGGCGCGCCATCGACACCGCGAAGGACCTCACGGAGGCCGCGAAGGAGCTGGCGGCGCTGGGGAGGTGA
- a CDS encoding ABC transporter ATP-binding protein — protein MATVQFDKATRIYPGSDKPAVDALEIDIEDGEFLVLVGPSGCGKSTSLRMLAGLEDVNGGAIRIGDRDVTHLPPKDRDIAMVFQNYALYPHMTVADNMGFALKIAGVNKAEIRQKVEEAAKILDLTEYLDRKPKALSGGQRQRVAMGRAIVREPQVFLMDEPLSNLDAKLRVSTRTQIASLQRRLGITTVYVTHDQVEAMTMGDRVAVLKDGLLQQVDSPRNMYDKPANLFVAGFIGSPAMNLIEVPITDGGVKFGNSVVPVNREALKAASDKGDRTVTVGVRPEHFDVVELGGGAAASLSKDTEDAPAGLAVSVNVVEETGADGYVYGSVEVGGEQRDLVVRVSSRSVPEKGSTLHVVPRPGETHVFSTSTGERLSD, from the coding sequence ATGGCCACTGTCCAGTTCGACAAGGCGACCCGGATCTACCCGGGTTCCGACAAGCCCGCCGTCGACGCGCTCGAGATCGACATCGAGGACGGTGAGTTCCTCGTCCTGGTCGGCCCGTCCGGTTGCGGCAAGTCCACCTCCCTGCGCATGCTCGCCGGCCTGGAGGACGTCAACGGCGGAGCCATCCGGATCGGTGACCGCGACGTCACCCACCTGCCGCCGAAGGACCGGGACATCGCCATGGTGTTCCAGAACTACGCGCTGTACCCGCACATGACGGTCGCCGACAACATGGGCTTCGCGCTCAAGATCGCCGGCGTCAACAAGGCGGAGATCCGGCAGAAGGTCGAGGAGGCCGCGAAGATCCTCGACCTGACCGAGTACCTCGACCGCAAGCCGAAGGCGCTCTCCGGCGGTCAGCGCCAGCGCGTCGCCATGGGCCGCGCGATCGTGCGTGAGCCGCAGGTGTTCCTCATGGACGAGCCGCTGTCCAACCTGGACGCCAAGCTCCGGGTGAGCACCCGTACGCAGATCGCCTCGCTCCAGCGCCGGCTCGGCATCACCACCGTCTACGTCACCCACGACCAGGTCGAGGCCATGACGATGGGCGACCGTGTGGCGGTGCTGAAGGACGGTCTGCTCCAGCAGGTCGACTCGCCGCGGAACATGTACGACAAGCCCGCCAACCTCTTCGTCGCCGGCTTCATCGGCTCGCCCGCCATGAACCTCATCGAGGTGCCGATCACCGACGGCGGTGTGAAGTTCGGCAACAGCGTGGTGCCGGTCAACCGCGAGGCGCTCAAGGCCGCCTCGGACAAGGGCGACCGCACGGTGACGGTGGGTGTGCGCCCCGAGCACTTCGACGTGGTCGAGCTGGGCGGCGGCGCGGCGGCCTCCCTGTCGAAGGACACCGAGGACGCTCCGGCCGGCCTCGCCGTCTCCGTGAACGTGGTGGAGGAGACGGGCGCCGACGGGTACGTCTACGGCTCGGTCGAGGTCGGCGGCGAGCAGAGGGACCTCGTCGTCCGCGTCAGCAGCCGTTCCGTCCCGGAGAAGGGCTCCACGCTGCACGTCGTGCCGCGGCCGGGCGAGACCCACGTGTTCTCGACCTCCACGGGCGAGCGCCTGTCGGACTGA
- a CDS encoding FAD-dependent monooxygenase, translating into MRQEADHRVPVLIVGGSLVGLSTSLFLGRHGVPHMLVERHSGTSIHPRGRGNNVRTMELFRVAGVEPDIKTAASLLADNHGILQTPTLAGEAGEWLFKHIDPDGGLARFSPTSWCLCSQNDLEPELLRGARKLGGDLRYSHEMESFEQDGEGVTAVVRDRGTDERYTVRADYLVAADGPRSPVRRRLGIGHSGPGDLFANVSVTFRSKLLAEVVGERRFICCYLTGPDADGALLPVDNKEHWVFHAPWHPERGERLEEFTEDRIQRHIRRAIGAPDLDVEITGKASWRAAERVADRYSAGRVFLAGDSAHEMSPTGAFGSNTGIQDAHNLVWKLAAVLGGWAGPGLLETYDTERRPVATATSARASARSVEHSHPGFAPAPGIGGGRRGGILNVVLGYRYPHGAVVGAEPDQEVVPEAMRLTGEPGSRAPHLWLRRGGARISTLDLYERSLVLLSDARSTAGWHTAALRLAESDGVRLDSYRVGAELTYDPHSGADGAAPDWARAHGTTADGAVLVRPDGFVAWRAAAAAPDPEATLRQVVRTLLRTA; encoded by the coding sequence ATGCGCCAAGAAGCCGACCACCGGGTACCCGTCCTCATCGTCGGCGGCTCCCTGGTGGGCCTGTCCACCTCCCTGTTCCTGGGCCGCCACGGAGTGCCGCACATGCTGGTCGAGCGGCACTCCGGCACCTCCATCCACCCGCGTGGGCGCGGCAACAACGTGCGGACGATGGAGCTGTTCCGGGTGGCCGGCGTCGAACCGGACATCAAGACGGCGGCATCGCTGCTCGCGGACAACCACGGCATCCTCCAGACGCCCACCCTGGCCGGCGAGGCGGGCGAGTGGCTGTTCAAGCACATCGACCCGGACGGCGGCCTCGCCAGGTTCAGCCCCACCTCCTGGTGCCTGTGCAGCCAGAACGACCTGGAGCCCGAACTGCTGCGGGGCGCCCGGAAGCTCGGCGGCGACCTGCGCTACTCCCACGAGATGGAGTCCTTCGAGCAGGACGGCGAGGGCGTGACCGCGGTGGTACGGGACCGGGGCACCGACGAGCGGTACACCGTCCGCGCCGACTACCTGGTCGCCGCCGACGGTCCGCGCAGCCCGGTCCGGCGCCGCCTCGGCATCGGGCACAGCGGGCCCGGCGACCTGTTCGCCAACGTCAGCGTCACCTTCCGCTCCAAGCTGCTCGCCGAGGTGGTGGGCGAACGCCGCTTCATCTGCTGCTATCTCACCGGCCCGGACGCCGACGGGGCCCTGCTGCCGGTCGACAACAAGGAGCACTGGGTCTTCCACGCGCCGTGGCACCCGGAGCGGGGCGAGAGGCTGGAGGAGTTCACCGAGGACCGGATCCAGCGCCACATCCGCCGCGCGATCGGGGCACCCGACCTGGACGTGGAGATCACCGGCAAGGCGTCCTGGCGTGCCGCCGAACGGGTCGCCGACCGGTACTCGGCCGGACGGGTCTTCCTCGCCGGGGACTCCGCGCACGAGATGTCCCCCACCGGGGCCTTCGGCTCCAACACCGGCATCCAGGACGCGCACAACCTGGTCTGGAAGCTGGCCGCCGTGCTCGGCGGCTGGGCAGGCCCCGGCCTCCTGGAGACCTACGACACCGAGCGCCGCCCCGTCGCCACGGCGACCAGCGCCCGCGCCTCCGCCCGTTCCGTCGAGCACAGCCACCCCGGCTTCGCCCCGGCCCCCGGCATCGGCGGCGGCAGGCGCGGCGGCATTCTCAACGTCGTCCTCGGCTACCGCTACCCGCACGGCGCCGTCGTGGGCGCCGAGCCGGACCAGGAGGTCGTGCCGGAGGCGATGCGCCTGACCGGCGAGCCGGGCAGCCGGGCGCCCCACCTGTGGCTGCGCCGGGGCGGCGCGCGGATCTCGACGCTCGACCTGTACGAGCGCTCCCTGGTGCTGCTGAGCGACGCCCGGTCGACGGCGGGCTGGCACACGGCGGCCCTGCGCCTCGCCGAGAGCGACGGCGTGCGCCTGGACTCGTACCGCGTCGGCGCCGAGCTGACGTACGACCCGCACAGCGGCGCGGACGGAGCGGCACCCGACTGGGCGCGAGCCCACGGCACGACGGCCGACGGAGCCGTGCTGGTCCGCCCGGACGGGTTCGTGGCATGGCGGGCGGCAGCCGCCGCGCCGGACCCCGAGGCGACGCTGCGTCAGGTCGTACGGACGCTGCTCAGAACAGCCTGA
- a CDS encoding SchA/CurD-like domain-containing protein — translation MTAISERVSEPTEQQAVKRVSQSVFDGSLLRVVLLVNVYDGAQQQFLEAYEEMCKQVASVSGHVSDQLCQSVENPSQWLITSEWESAPPFLAWVNSEEHVQMVQPMHSCIRDTRSLRFHIVRETGHTEVGAASAERRLQDAPRIGDGVIRHALTFTVKPGSERKVAQILADYEPPEANVDGTTRLCRTSLFMHGNRVVRAIEVRGDLLAALRHVAQQPQIRKVEEDLNPYLEQDRDLNDQESARVFFTRAALPAVHHVTADQESPEAERHALYYPARQGMGMKLAELLSHQDERAAADPHSPVLRSTVFERDDVVVRLIDIRGGLDADPAAALGLVDAAKVSELTGLLDAGAAEKDSDLARLLTLARMDLITDRRSAPDA, via the coding sequence ATGACCGCCATCTCTGAGCGAGTTTCAGAACCGACCGAGCAGCAGGCCGTGAAACGTGTCTCCCAGTCCGTCTTCGACGGCTCCCTTCTCCGGGTCGTCCTGCTGGTGAACGTCTACGACGGCGCCCAGCAGCAGTTCCTGGAGGCCTACGAGGAGATGTGCAAGCAGGTCGCGTCCGTCTCCGGGCACGTCAGCGACCAGTTGTGCCAGTCCGTCGAGAACCCCTCCCAGTGGCTGATCACCAGCGAGTGGGAGAGCGCCCCGCCGTTCCTCGCCTGGGTGAACAGCGAGGAGCACGTACAGATGGTGCAGCCGATGCACAGCTGCATCCGGGACACCCGGTCGCTGCGCTTCCACATCGTCCGTGAGACCGGCCACACGGAGGTGGGCGCGGCTTCCGCCGAGCGCCGGCTCCAGGACGCGCCGCGGATCGGGGACGGTGTGATCCGGCACGCGCTGACCTTCACGGTGAAGCCGGGCAGCGAGCGGAAGGTGGCCCAGATCCTGGCCGACTACGAGCCGCCCGAGGCGAACGTGGACGGCACCACCCGGCTGTGCCGCACTTCCCTGTTCATGCACGGCAACCGGGTCGTGCGGGCCATCGAGGTGCGCGGCGACCTCCTCGCGGCGCTGCGGCACGTGGCCCAGCAGCCGCAGATCCGGAAGGTCGAGGAGGACCTCAACCCCTACCTGGAGCAGGACCGCGACCTCAACGACCAGGAGTCCGCACGGGTGTTCTTCACCCGGGCGGCGCTGCCCGCGGTGCACCACGTGACGGCCGACCAGGAGAGTCCGGAGGCGGAGCGGCACGCGCTGTACTACCCGGCGCGGCAGGGCATGGGCATGAAGCTGGCGGAGCTGCTGTCCCATCAGGACGAGCGGGCCGCGGCGGACCCGCACAGCCCGGTGCTGCGCAGCACGGTCTTCGAGCGGGACGACGTCGTCGTCCGGCTGATCGACATCCGCGGCGGGCTGGACGCCGACCCGGCCGCCGCGCTGGGGCTGGTGGATGCCGCGAAGGTGTCGGAGCTGACCGGCCTGCTCGACGCGGGCGCCGCCGAGAAGGACAGCGACCTGGCCCGTCTGCTCACCCTCGCCCGTATGGACCTCATCACCGACCGCCGGTCCGCGCCGGACGCCTGA
- a CDS encoding cupin domain-containing protein → MIKPRPRIVELGETEPNTKRGGDLRAMLTPATVGSTSGFMGVAIVQPGDRIGEHYHPYSEEFVYVVCGDLEVDLDGEPHPLRPEQGLMIPAYMRHRFRNVGDVEARIVFHLGPLAPRPQLGHVDTEGTEPAAAGAEAPAAGVAEVRS, encoded by the coding sequence GTGATCAAACCCAGGCCCAGGATCGTGGAGCTCGGCGAGACCGAGCCCAACACGAAGCGCGGAGGCGATCTGCGCGCCATGCTCACCCCGGCCACGGTCGGTTCCACCAGCGGCTTCATGGGCGTGGCCATCGTGCAGCCCGGCGACCGCATCGGGGAGCACTACCACCCGTACTCCGAGGAGTTCGTGTACGTCGTCTGCGGCGACCTCGAGGTGGACCTGGACGGCGAGCCGCACCCGCTCAGGCCGGAACAGGGTCTGATGATCCCCGCCTACATGCGCCACCGCTTCCGCAACGTGGGCGACGTGGAGGCGCGGATCGTCTTCCACCTAGGGCCGCTGGCCCCGCGCCCGCAGCTCGGCCACGTCGACACGGAGGGCACCGAGCCGGCGGCGGCCGGCGCGGAGGCGCCGGCGGCGGGCGTGGCAGAGGTCCGATCATGA
- a CDS encoding beta-ketoacyl synthase codes for MTRRVAVTGIGIVAPGGIGAPAFWDLLANGRTATRGITFFDPAGLRSRIAAECDFDPAASGLDEEQVARCDRYIQFALAAGQEAVSDSGLDLAGENPWRVGVSLGTAVGGTTRLENDYVLVSHGGERWDVDHERARPYLERAFTPSTLASTVAERFGARGPVQTVSTGCTSGLDAVGYALHTVEEGRADICIAGASDSPISPITMACFDAIKATSPNNDDPAHASRPFDNARDGFVMGEGGAVLVLEELEHARARGAHVYCELSGYATFGNAYHMTGLTSEGLEMARAIETALDHARLDGSAIDYVNAHGSGTRQNDRHETAAVKRALGHHAYDTPMSSIKSMVGHSLGAIGAIEVVACVLALAHQMVPPTANYETPDPECDLDYVPRVARERKLDSVLSVGSGFGGFQSAVILTRQRERTR; via the coding sequence ATGACCAGGAGGGTGGCGGTCACCGGCATAGGCATCGTGGCGCCGGGCGGGATCGGCGCCCCCGCCTTCTGGGACCTGCTGGCGAACGGGCGCACCGCGACGCGGGGCATCACGTTCTTCGACCCGGCCGGTCTGCGGTCCCGGATCGCCGCCGAGTGCGACTTCGACCCGGCGGCCTCGGGGCTGGACGAGGAGCAGGTCGCGCGCTGCGACCGCTACATCCAGTTCGCCCTGGCCGCCGGCCAGGAGGCGGTGTCGGACTCCGGACTCGACCTCGCCGGGGAGAACCCCTGGCGGGTCGGGGTCTCGCTGGGTACCGCGGTCGGCGGCACCACCCGGCTGGAGAACGACTACGTCCTGGTCAGCCACGGTGGCGAGCGCTGGGACGTGGACCACGAGCGGGCCCGGCCGTATCTGGAGCGGGCGTTCACACCGAGCACGCTGGCCTCCACGGTGGCCGAGCGGTTCGGGGCCCGCGGGCCGGTGCAGACCGTCTCCACCGGCTGCACCTCCGGGCTCGACGCGGTCGGCTACGCGCTGCACACCGTGGAGGAGGGGAGGGCGGACATCTGCATAGCCGGAGCGTCGGACTCGCCGATATCACCGATCACCATGGCGTGCTTCGACGCGATCAAGGCGACGTCGCCGAACAACGACGACCCCGCCCACGCCTCCCGCCCCTTCGACAACGCCCGTGACGGGTTCGTCATGGGCGAGGGCGGCGCGGTGCTCGTCCTGGAGGAGCTGGAGCACGCCAGGGCCCGCGGCGCCCACGTGTACTGCGAGCTCAGCGGCTACGCCACGTTCGGCAACGCGTACCACATGACCGGACTGACCAGCGAGGGCCTGGAGATGGCGCGGGCGATAGAGACCGCGCTGGACCACGCCCGCCTGGACGGCTCCGCGATCGACTACGTCAACGCGCACGGCTCCGGCACCCGCCAGAACGACCGGCACGAGACGGCGGCGGTGAAGCGGGCGCTGGGCCACCACGCCTACGACACCCCCATGAGCTCCATCAAGTCGATGGTGGGCCACTCGCTCGGGGCGATCGGGGCGATCGAGGTGGTGGCCTGCGTGCTGGCCCTGGCCCACCAGATGGTCCCGCCGACCGCGAACTACGAGACCCCCGACCCCGAGTGCGACCTGGACTACGTCCCGCGGGTCGCCCGTGAGCGGAAGCTGGACAGCGTGCTCTCCGTGGGCAGCGGATTCGGCGGCTTCCAGTCCGCGGTGATCCTGACCCGGCAGAGGGAGAGGACACGATGA
- a CDS encoding beta-ketoacyl synthase N-terminal-like domain-containing protein, whose product MSAPRKRRAAVTGIGVVAPGGTSTDTFWKSTQEGVNVLDRVTREGCEHLPLKVAGEVRSFEPSAAVEERYLVQTDRFTHFAMAAADAALQDARLGQADTDAAPFSAGVVTAAGSGGGEFGQRELQKLWSKGRRYVGPWQSIAWFYAASTGQISIRRGFKGPCSVVAADEAGGLDALAHAARAVQRGTDVIVAGSTEAPLAPYSMVCQLGYRELSPVADPARAYRPFTEDACGFVPAEGGAMLAVEAADAARERGVPVRAVLAGHAATFTGASRWELSREGLAEAIRGALTEAGCAPEEVDVVFADALGVPEADRAEALAIADALGAHGRRVPVTAPKTGTGRAYCAAPVLDAAAAVLAMEHGLIPPTPNVSDICHDLDLVTGRARAAEVRTALVLSRGLMGSNSALVLRHGAAEAS is encoded by the coding sequence ATGAGCGCACCGCGCAAGCGGCGGGCCGCCGTCACCGGCATCGGTGTCGTCGCGCCCGGCGGCACGAGCACCGACACCTTCTGGAAGTCCACCCAGGAGGGCGTGAACGTCCTGGACCGCGTGACCCGTGAGGGCTGCGAGCACCTGCCGCTGAAGGTGGCCGGCGAGGTGCGGTCCTTCGAACCCTCGGCGGCGGTCGAGGAGCGCTACCTCGTCCAGACCGACCGTTTCACGCACTTCGCGATGGCCGCGGCCGACGCGGCCCTCCAGGACGCCCGGCTGGGGCAGGCCGACACCGACGCGGCCCCGTTCTCCGCGGGCGTGGTCACCGCGGCCGGGTCCGGCGGCGGCGAGTTCGGCCAGCGGGAGCTCCAGAAGCTGTGGAGCAAGGGCCGCCGGTATGTCGGCCCCTGGCAGTCCATCGCATGGTTCTACGCGGCCAGCACCGGCCAGATCTCCATCCGGCGCGGCTTCAAGGGCCCCTGCTCGGTGGTCGCCGCCGACGAGGCGGGCGGCCTGGACGCCCTCGCGCACGCGGCCCGTGCCGTCCAGCGCGGCACCGATGTGATCGTGGCCGGTTCGACGGAGGCGCCGCTGGCCCCGTACTCGATGGTCTGCCAGCTCGGTTACCGGGAGCTGAGCCCGGTGGCCGACCCGGCGCGCGCCTACCGCCCGTTCACCGAGGACGCCTGCGGGTTCGTGCCGGCCGAGGGCGGCGCGATGCTCGCCGTGGAGGCGGCCGACGCGGCCCGGGAGCGGGGCGTGCCCGTACGGGCCGTCCTGGCCGGACACGCGGCGACCTTCACCGGCGCCTCCCGCTGGGAGCTGTCGCGGGAGGGGCTGGCGGAGGCGATCCGGGGCGCGCTGACCGAGGCCGGGTGCGCGCCCGAGGAGGTCGACGTCGTCTTCGCCGACGCCCTCGGCGTCCCCGAGGCGGACCGGGCCGAGGCGCTCGCCATCGCCGACGCGCTCGGCGCGCACGGCCGGCGCGTGCCGGTCACGGCACCCAAGACGGGCACCGGCCGGGCGTACTGCGCCGCTCCGGTGCTGGACGCGGCGGCGGCGGTCCTCGCGATGGAGCACGGCCTGATCCCGCCCACCCCGAACGTCTCCGACATCTGCCATGACCTCGACCTGGTGACCGGTCGTGCCCGTGCCGCCGAGGTGCGCACGGCGCTGGTCCTCAGCCGGGGGCTCATGGGCTCGAACTCGGCGCTGGTGCTGCGGCACGGTGCCGCCGAGGCCTCGTAG
- a CDS encoding acyl carrier protein yields the protein MSDRITVEELAELMKKAAGITVSPQELADRSETGFDEIGIDSLGLLGIVGELENRHGIPMPADAERCKTPRKFLDLVNSTLLAGA from the coding sequence ATGAGTGACCGAATCACAGTGGAGGAACTGGCCGAACTCATGAAGAAGGCCGCCGGGATCACCGTCAGCCCGCAGGAACTGGCGGACCGGTCCGAGACGGGATTCGACGAGATCGGCATCGACTCGCTCGGCCTGCTCGGCATCGTGGGCGAACTGGAGAACCGGCACGGCATCCCGATGCCGGCCGACGCGGAGCGGTGCAAGACGCCCAGGAAGTTCCTCGACCTCGTCAACAGCACCCTTCTGGCAGGAGCGTAG